The Acetonema longum DSM 6540 DNA segment CTATCGGTTGGGTTGGCATCGGCTCTGTATGGCCTCGCTGTCCTGATCAGTCTGCTGGTACCGTCTAATGCGTCAGTTCAGCAAGTCCCTATGAAGAAAGCCGTTCAAAATTTCATCGGTGATGTACGCTTTTTCCTGCGGCATCCTACCGGACGGTTTTCTGTCCTGGGTTCAGCCTATTTCTGGGTGGCTATTTCCATTCTGCGGCTGGCCATCTTTATCTGGGCACCCTTGGCCCTTGGGCTGACCGGCAATACTCCGGTCAGCCTGCTGATCGGTCTGATCGGCATAGGAATGGGTATCGGCGCTTTTGCCGCTCCTTATGTAATCAGCATCAAGACTTACCGGCGGGCCGTTTATTTTGGCCTGGTCATGGCCGTCGCTTCTTTAATCCTGCCTTTGCTGCAAAATTTGGCAGTCACTTTGATCATTTTGTTCCTGTGTGGCATTTTGGGCGGCATGTATATCGTACCGGTCAACTCTCTCAATGAAAGCATCGGCGATGCTACTATCGGCGCCGGCCGGGGCATTGCGGTCCAGAACTTTGCTGAAAACAGCCTGATGCTGGCAGGCACCAGCCTCTACACCTTCTCTACGAGATCCGGCGTCAGCGTCGAAACGAATATCCTGGCCACCGGAGCTGTCTTTCTGCTGTTGATGCTGCATCTAATGTACCTCAGCCGTCCCCAGGCCGCCAAAGAGCCACAGGAATAGCAGCATAAAAATCCCGGCCATTAAAACATGCCGGGATTTTTATGCTTACGCTATGAATGCTATATTTTCTATAATTTAAAGTCTACTTTCGGAATATTTTTGCCAGAAAAGATTTCTAGCATTTCTTTTTTCAACCGTTGTTTTACTCTTTTCTTTTCACCGGGCAGCAGTTCCTTTTTGGCAATGCCGAACAGGTAGTTGTCCAAATCGAATTCCTTGAGCAGCATTTTTGTATGAAAGATGTTCTCCTGATAGACGTTCACATCAATCATATTGTAAAGATCGCGGATTTCTTTGGCAATATAGTTCTGAATGGAGTTAATCTTATGGTCAATAAAGAACTTTTTGCCATCCACATCCCGGGTAAAGCCTCTGACCCGATAGTCAATGATCACGATATCGGAACTGAAGCTGTTGATCAAAAAATTCAGCGCCTTTAACGGTGAAATATGTCCGCAGGTGGATACGTCGATATCGGCCCGGAAGGTACTAATCCCCTTATCCGGATGAGTTTCCGGGTAGGTATGGACCGTGATATGACTCTTATCCAGATGAGCCACAACCGTTTCCGGCAGAGGGGCGCCGTCCGGCCCCAAAACAGGTTCCTCATGTCCCTCAGAAATCAGCATGGTCACACTGGCCCCCTGGGGCTCATAGTCCTGTTGGGCAATGTTAAGAATTTTGGCTCCGATAATATTTGCCACTTCCGTGAGAATATTAGTCAGACGCTGGGCATTATATTCCTCGTCAATGTAGGCGATATACTCCTGACTGTGCTGCGGACTTTTCCCGTAGCAAATATCATACATATTAAAGCTCAGGGTCTTGGTCAGGTTGTTAAACCCGTACAGCTTCAGCTTTTTAATCGATTTAATCTCCATTCCGCTCTGCCTCTCCTTACCTCTCAACTCAGTCATGGCGTCAGGCGACAGCCAAGCGCGAATAACGCACAGAAATAAAAACCGATTATACCATATCAAAAATTCGCTGATTTTTCAACACTACATCTTGGAAATTTGGAAACTATACATATCCTTGCATCAAATGCCGCTGACGGTTTCTATTCTATTCCTGTTAAAGAAAACTTCTCCCGATCAAAGAGGGATTATGCAAAAAAAGTGACGAATAGTAAGTATAACGGCACTATACAATATCATATTACATTCGCTACACCAACAGAAGGAGTGAAAATAGCTTGTTTTTCTTGGTCTTTTTCGCAGTTTACGGCGGAGCAAATCTCTATGTAGGCATGCGGGCCTGGCAGGCTTTTGGCTACTTGCTGCCGGCAGGGCCTGTAAAATTTTTCTTTTTTCTCTACGGACTGCTGGCGGTCAGTTATTTTATCGCTCATGCCGGCTACCACCATTTGCCCCGCACTTTGACCGACCCCCTGCACACAGCCGGCGCTTATTGGTTCGCCATATTATATTATGCATTCTTTTTTGTGATAATTGTCGATATCATCCGATTACTGGACCGGTTTTTTTCTTTTATTCCCGCCAGCCTAAAAAAAGATCCGGCCATTGCCGGATTCTTCCTGGCGGCTGTCCTGGCCACCCTTATAATCTACGGTGTCTACAACGCCCGGCAGCCTGTGGTGCGCCCCTACACAATCACAATTCAAAAGACTTTGCCTTCCGCTCCCACTCTCCGAGTGGCAGTGATGTCCGACCTCCATCTGGGTGAACTGATCGGGCGGCAGAGGCTGGAGGGCTGGATCGATACGGCAGCTGCCCTGAAGCCCGACCTGGTGCTGCTGACCGGCGATATTCTGGATGCCAATGTGGAACCGTTTATTGAGGAACGAATGGGGGAAGCCTTCCGGCGGCTCCAGCCCAAATACGGCATTTACGGCGTGATCGGCAACCATGAATATATCGGCGGAACTCCGTCGACCGCTGTCAGGGAATTAGAGAAGGCCGGCATCACCGTGCTGGTGGACCGGTATGTACAGACAGCCGGTCTCTATATTGTCGGCCGGGACGATTATTCCCGCAGCAGATATGATGGCTCGCCACGGCAGCCCCTAAGCCGGGTCATGGCGGGAATCGATCCTGCCGCGCCGGTAATTCTCTTGGATCATCAACCCTACAATCTGGCTGAGGCACTGGCCAATAAAGCCGATCTCCAGCTTTCCGGCCATACGCATCGGGGTCAGTTCTTCCCGAACAATTTGATTACCCAGCGGGTGTTTGAAATTGACTGGGGATACCTGAAAAAAGAAACCCTCCAGGTGATCGTCTCCTGTGGCGTAGGCACATGGGGGCCGCCTATCCGCATCGGCAACCAGCCGGAAATACTGGATTTAACGATCCATTTTGAGCAGCCT contains these protein-coding regions:
- a CDS encoding metallophosphoesterase — protein: MFFLVFFAVYGGANLYVGMRAWQAFGYLLPAGPVKFFFFLYGLLAVSYFIAHAGYHHLPRTLTDPLHTAGAYWFAILYYAFFFVIIVDIIRLLDRFFSFIPASLKKDPAIAGFFLAAVLATLIIYGVYNARQPVVRPYTITIQKTLPSAPTLRVAVMSDLHLGELIGRQRLEGWIDTAAALKPDLVLLTGDILDANVEPFIEERMGEAFRRLQPKYGIYGVIGNHEYIGGTPSTAVRELEKAGITVLVDRYVQTAGLYIVGRDDYSRSRYDGSPRQPLSRVMAGIDPAAPVILLDHQPYNLAEALANKADLQLSGHTHRGQFFPNNLITQRVFEIDWGYLKKETLQVIVSCGVGTWGPPIRIGNQPEILDLTIHFEQP
- the speD gene encoding adenosylmethionine decarboxylase, which encodes MEIKSIKKLKLYGFNNLTKTLSFNMYDICYGKSPQHSQEYIAYIDEEYNAQRLTNILTEVANIIGAKILNIAQQDYEPQGASVTMLISEGHEEPVLGPDGAPLPETVVAHLDKSHITVHTYPETHPDKGISTFRADIDVSTCGHISPLKALNFLINSFSSDIVIIDYRVRGFTRDVDGKKFFIDHKINSIQNYIAKEIRDLYNMIDVNVYQENIFHTKMLLKEFDLDNYLFGIAKKELLPGEKKRVKQRLKKEMLEIFSGKNIPKVDFKL
- the lplT gene encoding lysophospholipid transporter LplT; the protein is MSLTGILPPLRAVLVLQFLSALADNMLLFIVQAVLVRDQYPAYYLSLVQSMYLLSYIVASPWVGLLADSIPKKRVLLLGNCIKTVTLLFLLLKINPAASYLFFGLGSVIFSPGKYGILPFLTTDDQELVRANSWLEGTTMIAILLGSLLGGWLSDHSILLSVGLASALYGLAVLISLLVPSNASVQQVPMKKAVQNFIGDVRFFLRHPTGRFSVLGSAYFWVAISILRLAIFIWAPLALGLTGNTPVSLLIGLIGIGMGIGAFAAPYVISIKTYRRAVYFGLVMAVASLILPLLQNLAVTLIILFLCGILGGMYIVPVNSLNESIGDATIGAGRGIAVQNFAENSLMLAGTSLYTFSTRSGVSVETNILATGAVFLLLMLHLMYLSRPQAAKEPQE